One Actinopolymorpha sp. NPDC004070 DNA segment encodes these proteins:
- a CDS encoding AAA family ATPase, with protein sequence MVPQREPLEIPEPAEVPRVIVVTGIMAAGKSTVAQLLAERLDRSAHVRGDVFRRMIVSGSAPIVPGGGEAMDAELRLRYRISASVADAYAAAGYTAVVQDIIIGRHLPEYVKSLVSRPVGVVVLAPGPDVVERRESGRTKTGYADGWSAAELDAALRVETPRIGLWLDTSDQTPEQTVTQILQRLPETRVD encoded by the coding sequence ATGGTCCCCCAGCGCGAGCCGCTCGAGATCCCCGAGCCGGCCGAGGTCCCCAGGGTCATCGTGGTGACCGGCATCATGGCGGCCGGCAAGTCGACCGTCGCGCAGTTGCTGGCCGAACGCCTGGACCGGTCCGCGCACGTACGCGGTGACGTGTTCCGCCGGATGATCGTGTCGGGATCGGCGCCGATCGTGCCGGGCGGCGGGGAGGCCATGGACGCCGAACTCCGGCTGCGTTACCGGATCTCCGCCTCGGTCGCCGACGCCTACGCCGCGGCCGGCTACACCGCCGTCGTCCAGGACATCATCATCGGGCGGCACCTGCCGGAGTACGTGAAGTCACTGGTCAGCCGCCCGGTCGGCGTTGTCGTCCTCGCGCCCGGGCCGGACGTGGTGGAGCGCCGTGAGTCCGGCCGGACCAAGACGGGGTACGCCGACGGCTGGAGCGCCGCCGAACTCGACGCCGCGTTGCGCGTCGAGACGCCCCGGATCGGACTCTGGCTGGACACCTCCGACCAGACGCCGGAGCAGACAGTGACGCAGATCCTGCAGCGGCTGCCGGAGACCCGGGTCGACTGA
- a CDS encoding YbaB/EbfC family nucleoid-associated protein, with the protein MSFFGIPELDANMDGLLNMADQVATIQQRMNELTASATSEDEYITVTVDASGEVAAIDLNPRVMRKASEDLAEELKATINRAHAALAERSQELMSELTGAAGIDLNTALNGSSNVKEAAEELIRVGRGDLTPEQANAAMRDATHRVTGFRQP; encoded by the coding sequence ATGAGCTTCTTCGGGATCCCCGAGCTCGACGCCAACATGGACGGCCTGCTGAACATGGCCGACCAGGTCGCCACGATCCAGCAGCGGATGAACGAGCTGACGGCCAGTGCCACCAGCGAGGACGAGTACATCACCGTCACCGTCGACGCGAGCGGTGAGGTCGCCGCGATCGACCTCAACCCGCGCGTCATGCGGAAGGCGTCCGAGGACCTCGCCGAGGAGCTCAAGGCGACGATCAACCGGGCGCACGCGGCGCTGGCCGAACGGAGCCAGGAGCTCATGTCCGAGCTGACCGGAGCGGCCGGGATCGACCTGAACACCGCGCTGAACGGTTCGAGCAACGTCAAGGAGGCCGCCGAGGAGCTGATCCGGGTCGGGCGCGGTGACCTGACGCCGGAACAGGCGAACGCCGCGATGCGCGACGCCACCCACCGGGTGACCGGCTTCAGGCAGCCCTGA
- a CDS encoding endonuclease/exonuclease/phosphatase family protein, translated as MSTPRFHVEHEHPHGPSEGGGRDQAAALRVVTYNIHHGADVADRLDLARTVAVLARTGADLMGLQEVDRHWSERSAFADQAEWLATTLGMHVAYAANLDLDPDPDRGGPAQRRRQYGLAVVSRFPILSVVHEVLPHGSDPGPGTEPVLEQRGLLAVDVGVHGERLRFATTHLSEADPRARESEATRLAEVLGPAPRRTILTGDLNAVPAAPETKPLTDLLADAWPDGDADPGHTIPVAVPDRRIDYVLVSSDLTVDRARVVTDADASDHLPVVVDVRL; from the coding sequence GTGAGCACCCCGCGGTTCCACGTGGAACACGAACACCCGCACGGTCCTTCGGAGGGCGGTGGCCGCGACCAGGCCGCCGCCCTTCGCGTCGTCACGTACAACATCCACCACGGGGCGGACGTGGCGGACCGGCTCGACCTCGCCCGGACCGTCGCGGTGCTCGCTCGTACCGGCGCCGACCTGATGGGGCTGCAGGAGGTCGACCGGCACTGGTCCGAGCGCAGCGCGTTCGCCGACCAGGCGGAGTGGCTGGCGACGACGCTCGGCATGCACGTGGCGTACGCCGCCAACCTCGACCTCGATCCCGACCCGGATCGCGGCGGTCCCGCGCAGAGGCGCCGGCAGTACGGCCTGGCGGTGGTGTCCCGCTTCCCGATCCTGTCCGTGGTGCACGAGGTGCTGCCGCACGGCTCGGATCCTGGCCCGGGCACCGAGCCGGTGCTCGAGCAGCGCGGGCTCCTGGCCGTGGACGTCGGCGTGCACGGTGAGAGGCTGCGGTTCGCGACCACGCACCTGTCCGAGGCCGACCCGCGTGCCCGCGAGAGCGAGGCCACCAGGCTCGCGGAGGTCCTCGGGCCCGCGCCGCGGCGGACGATTCTCACCGGGGACCTGAACGCCGTGCCCGCCGCGCCGGAGACCAAGCCGCTCACCGACCTGCTCGCCGACGCCTGGCCCGATGGCGACGCCGACCCGGGCCACACGATTCCGGTCGCCGTTCCGGACCGCCGGATCGACTACGTGCTCGTCTCCTCGGACCTGACGGTCGACCGTGCGAGGGTGGTCACCGACGCCGACGCCTCCGACCACCTTCCGGTCGTGGTTGACGTACGGTTGTGA
- a CDS encoding endonuclease/exonuclease/phosphatase family protein, whose translation MGAAALALATSVGLAAAPASADQGQPVEVRVASYNIHHGAGPDNVLDLPDVANEIRGLRADVIGLQEVDRHWGDRSDNLDEAAWLADRLDMYVAYAANLDLDPATPGGERRQYGTAILSRFPIQSYTNTLLPKFGDDEQRGLLVADIKVRGVMMRFANTHLQHNNNLERQAQARRIVEVLGDSPTRTFLTGDLNASAGAAEIQILTDVFTDSWAAVGVGDGFTYSQEDPHNRIDFVMSSPDVQPLRARVATDADGSDHLPVVADFAVRR comes from the coding sequence GTGGGTGCGGCCGCACTCGCCCTCGCCACCTCCGTCGGCCTCGCGGCCGCGCCGGCCAGCGCCGATCAGGGCCAGCCGGTGGAGGTGCGGGTGGCCAGCTACAACATCCACCACGGCGCGGGTCCGGACAACGTGCTCGACCTGCCCGACGTGGCAAACGAGATCCGCGGTCTGCGGGCGGACGTGATCGGCCTGCAGGAGGTCGACCGTCACTGGGGCGACCGCAGCGACAACCTCGACGAGGCGGCCTGGCTGGCCGACCGGCTGGACATGTACGTCGCCTATGCCGCCAACCTCGACCTGGACCCGGCCACGCCTGGCGGTGAGCGCCGGCAGTACGGCACCGCGATCCTGTCCCGCTTCCCGATCCAGTCCTACACCAACACGTTGCTACCGAAGTTCGGCGACGACGAACAGCGCGGCCTGCTCGTCGCCGACATCAAGGTGCGTGGCGTGATGATGCGGTTCGCCAACACCCACCTGCAGCACAACAACAACCTCGAACGCCAGGCGCAGGCACGGCGGATCGTCGAAGTGCTCGGTGACAGCCCGACCCGCACCTTCCTCACCGGAGACCTGAACGCCAGTGCCGGTGCGGCGGAAATCCAGATCCTGACCGACGTGTTCACCGACTCCTGGGCGGCAGTCGGCGTGGGGGACGGGTTCACCTACTCCCAGGAGGACCCGCACAACCGGATCGACTTCGTGATGTCGTCGCCGGACGTGCAGCCGCTGCGCGCCCGGGTGGCCACCGACGCGGACGGCTCGGACCACCTGCCGGTGGTGGCCGACTTCGCCGTCCGCCGCTGA
- a CDS encoding Gfo/Idh/MocA family oxidoreductase has product MTEAADSARTLDATARPRVAVVGTGEMGRRHVEAWHRLGAEVVVHSRSAERGRAFASEHGVRSVTDPGEVLAAADVVDICTPTDTHAPLAHWAAGAGRHVVCEKPLARDPAEGRAMINACIDAGVGLCVAQVLRYFPAYVVARDAVAAGRIGRPTRFTFFRQVESPGPQTWFADVARSGGILVDLAIHDLDYARWVAGEVGEVTGQTAPRAEPGSPLRSSATLTHVDGVTTRVEAVWDVPGTAVRSTFELAGDEGVLRYDSAPRQVLTDGTGAVVYADDSIDPFAEQFSEFVTAFTGGVEPRVTAEDGLTALAIALAGEESARTGRPVDPASLLR; this is encoded by the coding sequence GTGACCGAAGCGGCGGACAGCGCGCGGACCCTCGACGCGACGGCCCGGCCCCGGGTCGCCGTCGTCGGCACCGGCGAGATGGGCCGCCGGCACGTCGAGGCCTGGCACCGGCTCGGTGCCGAGGTCGTGGTCCACTCCCGTTCCGCCGAGCGTGGCCGGGCCTTCGCGTCCGAGCACGGGGTGCGCTCGGTGACCGACCCGGGCGAGGTGCTGGCCGCCGCCGATGTCGTCGACATCTGTACGCCCACCGACACCCACGCACCGCTCGCGCACTGGGCCGCCGGTGCCGGCCGGCACGTCGTCTGCGAGAAGCCGCTGGCGCGCGACCCCGCCGAGGGGCGGGCCATGATCAACGCCTGCATCGACGCCGGTGTCGGGCTGTGCGTGGCGCAGGTGCTGCGCTACTTCCCGGCGTACGTCGTCGCCCGCGACGCGGTCGCCGCCGGCCGGATCGGGCGGCCGACAAGGTTCACGTTCTTCCGGCAGGTGGAAAGCCCCGGGCCGCAGACCTGGTTCGCCGACGTCGCCCGGTCCGGCGGGATCCTGGTCGACCTGGCCATTCACGACCTCGACTACGCGCGCTGGGTGGCCGGGGAGGTGGGCGAGGTCACCGGCCAGACGGCGCCGCGCGCCGAACCCGGCTCGCCGTTGCGCAGCTCCGCGACACTTACGCACGTCGACGGGGTGACCACCCGGGTCGAGGCTGTCTGGGACGTGCCGGGCACCGCGGTGCGCTCGACGTTCGAGCTCGCCGGGGACGAGGGGGTGCTGCGGTACGACTCCGCGCCGAGGCAGGTGCTGACCGACGGGACCGGTGCGGTCGTGTACGCCGACGACTCGATCGATCCGTTCGCCGAGCAGTTCTCCGAGTTCGTCACCGCGTTCACCGGCGGCGTGGAGCCTCGGGTCACAGCCGAGGACGGCCTGACCGCGCTGGCGATCGCGCTGGCCGGTGAGGAGTCGGCGCGTACGGGGCGGCCGGTCGACCCGGCGAGCCTGCTCCGCTAG
- a CDS encoding DegT/DnrJ/EryC1/StrS family aminotransferase, protein MTAARPTTGRTTDADRPALLGGTPVRSAGWPAWPPGNDAAVHAVTEVAKAGVWSSVDGPVKTEFERAFASYHGARHGLGVCNGTIALEIALKALGIGSGDEVIVPGYTFLATATAVLGVNALPVFADVDPEYVCLDPDAVEAAITPRTKAIIPVHLAGHPADLDRLTEVARKHGLALVEDAAHAHGASWRGQRVGSFGTFGCWSFQASKNMTAGEGGMVVTSDDELADRAWSFHHCGRSRAGAWYDHGILGGNYRLTEFQSAILLAQLADLDEQLELRERSARVLDEGLARIAGLTPLARDPRCTRHGYHLYQFRYDPNAFGGLSRERFTAALNAEGIPAGPGYGVPLDRQGVFAQRRFDQRATGFDPAYPATDYGRLDLPVTERFCAELVWIPQHVLLGADGAMADIVAAAEKISAAADTLVEAT, encoded by the coding sequence ATGACCGCGGCCAGACCGACGACCGGGCGGACCACCGACGCGGACCGGCCGGCCCTGCTGGGCGGCACTCCCGTCCGCTCCGCCGGCTGGCCCGCCTGGCCGCCGGGGAACGACGCGGCCGTGCACGCGGTCACCGAGGTCGCGAAGGCCGGCGTCTGGTCCTCCGTCGACGGCCCGGTGAAGACGGAGTTCGAGCGGGCGTTCGCGTCCTACCACGGCGCGCGGCACGGGCTCGGTGTGTGCAACGGGACCATCGCGCTGGAGATCGCGCTGAAGGCGCTCGGCATCGGCAGCGGGGACGAGGTGATCGTGCCGGGCTACACGTTCCTCGCCACCGCGACGGCGGTGCTGGGCGTGAACGCGCTGCCGGTGTTCGCCGACGTCGACCCGGAGTACGTCTGCCTGGACCCGGACGCGGTCGAGGCGGCGATCACCCCGCGGACGAAGGCGATCATTCCGGTGCACCTGGCCGGGCACCCGGCCGACCTGGACCGGCTCACCGAGGTGGCCCGCAAGCACGGGTTGGCGCTGGTCGAGGACGCCGCGCATGCCCACGGGGCCAGTTGGCGCGGGCAGCGGGTCGGGTCGTTCGGCACCTTCGGCTGCTGGTCGTTCCAGGCCAGCAAGAACATGACCGCCGGTGAGGGCGGCATGGTGGTGACCAGCGACGACGAGCTCGCCGACCGTGCGTGGAGCTTCCACCACTGCGGGCGTTCGCGGGCCGGCGCGTGGTACGACCACGGGATCCTCGGCGGCAACTACCGGTTGACGGAGTTCCAGAGCGCGATCCTGCTGGCCCAGCTGGCCGACCTGGACGAGCAGCTGGAACTCCGCGAACGCAGCGCCCGCGTCCTCGACGAGGGGCTGGCCCGGATCGCCGGGCTCACCCCGCTCGCCCGCGACCCGCGGTGCACGAGGCACGGCTACCACCTGTACCAGTTCCGGTACGACCCGAACGCGTTCGGCGGCCTGTCGCGCGAGCGGTTCACCGCCGCCCTGAACGCCGAGGGCATCCCGGCCGGCCCCGGTTACGGCGTACCGCTGGATCGGCAGGGCGTGTTCGCGCAGCGCCGCTTCGACCAGCGTGCGACCGGCTTCGACCCCGCCTACCCCGCGACCGACTACGGCCGGCTCGACCTGCCGGTGACCGAACGCTTCTGCGCCGAGCTGGTATGGATTCCGCAGCACGTCCTTCTCGGCGCAGACGGCGCCATGGCCGATATCGTCGCCGCCGCGGAGAAGATCTCGGCGGCAGCGGACACCCTGGTGGAGGCGACGTGA
- a CDS encoding MFS transporter, translating into MTTLDAERRTAQPSVPAQSAVARGWPAWLLLAAVVLLAFNLRPAVSGLGAVLDELSTDLGVSALVAGVLTTLPVLSFAAFGAMAPGWSRRFGSRRVLAAALFAVVAGQLVRVLVPSVPVFLLATTVALAGMAAGNVLVPAFVKAYFPGRVGLATAAYTTSMAVGTTVPAALTVPIAHAFGGWRFGLGAWALAGAVALLPWLVLARHRGVVARPAGPGSTGTAGNRHESLWSVGRSPLAWSLAGYFGLQSLQAYAAFGWLPQIFRDAGVDAAHAGLLLAILPLVGVPLSLLFPSLAARLPDQRPLVWACGAAYVVGYVGLLLAPASGAVAWAILLGLGGGAFPLTLTMIGLRSRSHDVTARLSGFTQSVGYLLAACGPLAMGALFDVTGGWTVPIGLLLVLVVPQVATGLMAARARYVDDELAAADDPDAGNAVNAVDPAEEISR; encoded by the coding sequence GTGACGACGCTGGACGCGGAGCGGCGCACCGCGCAGCCCAGCGTCCCGGCACAGTCGGCCGTGGCCCGCGGCTGGCCGGCCTGGCTGCTCCTCGCCGCCGTCGTCCTCCTCGCCTTCAACCTGCGCCCCGCCGTCTCCGGCCTCGGTGCGGTCCTGGACGAGCTGAGCACCGACCTCGGCGTCTCCGCGCTGGTGGCCGGCGTCCTGACCACCCTGCCCGTGCTCAGCTTCGCCGCGTTCGGTGCGATGGCGCCCGGCTGGTCGCGCCGGTTCGGTTCCCGGCGGGTGCTGGCCGCGGCACTGTTCGCCGTGGTGGCCGGGCAACTGGTGCGGGTGCTGGTCCCGTCCGTGCCGGTGTTCCTGCTGGCCACGACGGTGGCGCTGGCCGGGATGGCGGCCGGGAACGTCCTCGTCCCGGCGTTCGTCAAGGCGTACTTCCCGGGGAGGGTGGGCCTGGCCACCGCCGCGTACACCACCTCGATGGCCGTCGGCACCACGGTGCCGGCGGCGCTGACCGTGCCGATCGCGCACGCGTTCGGCGGCTGGCGGTTCGGCCTCGGCGCGTGGGCGCTGGCCGGTGCGGTGGCGCTGTTGCCGTGGCTGGTGCTGGCCCGGCACCGGGGCGTGGTCGCCCGGCCGGCCGGTCCGGGGAGCACAGGGACTGCGGGAAACCGGCACGAGTCGCTGTGGTCGGTCGGCCGCTCGCCGCTGGCGTGGTCGCTGGCGGGGTACTTCGGGCTGCAGTCGCTGCAGGCGTACGCCGCGTTCGGCTGGCTGCCGCAGATCTTCCGGGACGCCGGGGTGGACGCGGCGCACGCGGGGCTGCTGCTGGCGATCCTGCCGCTGGTCGGAGTACCCCTGTCCCTGCTCTTCCCGTCGCTGGCCGCCCGGCTGCCCGACCAGCGTCCGCTGGTGTGGGCGTGCGGCGCGGCGTACGTCGTCGGCTACGTCGGGCTGCTGCTCGCGCCCGCGTCCGGGGCGGTCGCCTGGGCGATCCTGCTCGGCCTGGGCGGTGGCGCGTTCCCGCTGACGCTGACGATGATCGGGCTGCGTTCGCGGTCGCACGACGTGACGGCGCGGCTGTCCGGGTTCACCCAGAGCGTGGGCTACCTGCTGGCGGCCTGCGGGCCGCTGGCGATGGGCGCGTTGTTCGACGTGACCGGCGGATGGACGGTGCCGATCGGGCTGCTGCTGGTGCTGGTGGTGCCGCAGGTGGCGACCGGCCTGATGGCGGCCCGGGCGAGGTACGTCGACGACGAGCTGGCCGCCGCGGACGACCCGGACGCCGGGAACGCCGTGAACGCCGTGGATCCCGCGGAGGAGATCTCCCGCTGA
- a CDS encoding WecB/TagA/CpsF family glycosyltransferase, giving the protein MAVTSVSRRLRVLGVPVDAVDMQGTLNWVEERVASRQSGTHLCVNAANVVRAHDDPDYLAVLERGDLIGSDGQPFVWAARVLGQPLPERVAGIDLMEQVLDRSRETGWRVYLLGGRDEVVRRLAGQLSARGVRIAGHRDGYFGPDDADRVWDEVRSADPDVVFVGMPTPTKERFIVEGAHQAQVPVCIGVGGSFDVLAGDLRRAPAYMQRLGLEWLFRLLQEPRRLFTRYAVTNTRFLALVLRAMVSRNRTTRADVSG; this is encoded by the coding sequence ATGGCCGTGACGAGTGTGAGTCGTCGGCTACGAGTGCTCGGCGTGCCCGTCGACGCGGTCGACATGCAGGGCACGTTGAACTGGGTGGAAGAACGGGTCGCCAGCCGCCAGAGCGGCACCCACCTGTGTGTCAACGCCGCGAACGTGGTGCGCGCGCACGACGACCCCGACTATCTCGCCGTCCTCGAACGCGGTGACCTGATCGGATCCGACGGCCAGCCGTTCGTCTGGGCCGCCCGCGTCCTCGGCCAGCCGCTGCCGGAGCGGGTCGCCGGGATCGACCTGATGGAGCAGGTGCTCGACCGTTCCCGGGAGACCGGGTGGCGGGTCTACCTGCTCGGCGGCCGCGACGAGGTGGTCCGCCGGCTGGCCGGTCAGCTCAGCGCCCGGGGCGTCCGCATCGCCGGCCACCGCGACGGCTACTTCGGTCCCGACGACGCCGACCGTGTGTGGGACGAGGTGCGCTCGGCCGACCCGGACGTGGTCTTCGTCGGCATGCCGACCCCCACCAAGGAGCGCTTCATCGTCGAGGGTGCCCACCAGGCGCAGGTGCCGGTGTGCATCGGCGTGGGCGGCAGCTTCGACGTCCTGGCCGGCGACCTGCGCCGGGCGCCGGCGTACATGCAGCGACTGGGGCTGGAGTGGTTGTTCCGGCTACTGCAGGAGCCGCGCCGGCTGTTCACGCGGTACGCCGTGACCAACACGAGGTTCCTCGCCCTGGTCCTGCGGGCGATGGTGAGCCGGAACCGGACCACCCGCGCCGACGTCTCGGGTTGA
- a CDS encoding carbon-nitrogen hydrolase family protein has product MRIALLQFTATLDKERNLAEIGRLARSVATDRPAVVVCPEASMCDFGSADTVLAEYAEPLDGPFVRGLADLAGELGAVMVAGMFERVADDPGRVHNTLVVVRPDGSLAATYRKIHLYDAFGYRESDRLVAGEPTPVTVPVGDHRLGLLTCYDLRFPEFARTLVDAGADVLVVPAAWMRGPLKEDHWVTLARARAIENTSYVAASGQCGSAYSGHSMLVDPMGVVVTSLGEQVGAATGDVDAERLAQARTRNPTLAHRRFTVSAQR; this is encoded by the coding sequence GTGCGCATCGCCCTGCTGCAGTTCACCGCCACCCTGGACAAGGAACGCAACCTCGCCGAGATCGGGCGGCTGGCCCGTTCCGTCGCCACCGACCGGCCCGCCGTCGTGGTGTGCCCGGAGGCGAGCATGTGCGACTTCGGCTCGGCCGACACCGTGCTCGCGGAGTACGCCGAGCCGCTGGACGGCCCGTTCGTGCGGGGGCTTGCCGACCTGGCCGGCGAACTCGGCGCGGTCATGGTGGCCGGGATGTTCGAGCGCGTCGCCGACGACCCGGGGCGGGTCCACAACACGCTCGTGGTCGTACGCCCGGACGGTTCGCTCGCCGCGACCTACCGCAAGATCCACCTCTACGACGCGTTCGGCTACCGCGAGTCCGACCGGCTGGTGGCGGGGGAGCCGACGCCGGTCACCGTCCCCGTCGGCGACCACCGGCTCGGCCTGCTCACGTGCTACGACCTTCGCTTCCCGGAGTTCGCGAGGACGCTGGTCGACGCCGGCGCGGACGTCCTGGTGGTGCCGGCCGCCTGGATGCGCGGCCCGCTGAAGGAGGACCACTGGGTCACGCTGGCGCGGGCCCGGGCGATCGAGAACACCAGCTACGTCGCCGCCTCCGGGCAGTGTGGTTCGGCGTACTCCGGCCACAGCATGCTCGTCGACCCGATGGGGGTCGTGGTGACGTCGCTGGGCGAGCAGGTGGGCGCGGCGACGGGCGACGTCGACGCCGAACGCCTGGCGCAGGCGCGCACCCGCAATCCCACGCTGGCGCATCGCCGGTTCACTGTCAGTGCGCAACGATGA
- a CDS encoding NTP transferase domain-containing protein, with protein MTTPTPPTSGVPGGPAYDAIVLAGGGARRFGGTDKVLLPVGGRPMLDRVLAACAGAASVTVVGPRRPVDPHLPVRTHWTREDPPGSGPLAAVAAGLGAGATPVVVVLAADMPLVDADVVADLVAALAGVGPDVEAVTLTDETGRTQPLAAAYRRTAVDRVLAETGDPRNQPARRLTTRLKCAELRSPLAARDCDTPDDLAVADRLARTSPDGTHSTHSTERPPMLLDWARQLTTALATDATEPSQTSGAGVSQVVDSDLIDTILDLARDAAHNVDRPAAPLTTFLVGYAAARRGGSPDDLAACVDLARALALRWDTGDGSTDPSGPGSAETGSAD; from the coding sequence GTGACCACTCCGACGCCTCCCACGTCTGGAGTGCCCGGCGGTCCGGCGTACGACGCGATCGTGCTCGCCGGCGGCGGCGCGCGGCGGTTCGGGGGTACCGACAAGGTGCTGCTCCCGGTCGGCGGCCGGCCGATGCTCGACCGGGTGCTCGCCGCCTGCGCCGGTGCCGCCTCGGTCACCGTGGTCGGGCCGCGGCGTCCGGTGGACCCGCACCTTCCCGTACGCACCCACTGGACCAGGGAGGATCCGCCCGGCTCGGGACCGCTCGCGGCGGTGGCGGCCGGGCTCGGCGCAGGTGCCACACCCGTCGTGGTGGTGCTGGCCGCGGACATGCCGCTGGTGGACGCGGACGTGGTGGCCGACCTGGTGGCCGCACTGGCCGGCGTGGGTCCGGACGTCGAGGCGGTCACGCTGACCGACGAGACCGGGCGTACACAGCCGCTGGCCGCGGCGTACCGGCGTACAGCCGTCGACCGGGTACTGGCCGAGACCGGTGATCCACGCAACCAACCCGCCCGTCGGCTCACCACCCGTCTGAAGTGCGCGGAGCTCCGCTCGCCCTTGGCCGCCCGTGACTGCGACACCCCGGACGACCTCGCCGTCGCCGACCGGCTCGCCCGTACTTCCCCCGACGGCACCCACAGCACCCACAGCACCGAAAGGCCACCCATGCTCCTCGACTGGGCCCGTCAGCTCACCACCGCGCTGGCCACCGACGCCACCGAGCCCTCCCAGACCTCCGGCGCCGGCGTGAGCCAGGTGGTCGACTCCGACCTGATCGACACGATCCTCGACCTGGCCCGCGACGCCGCGCACAACGTCGACCGGCCGGCCGCGCCGCTGACGACGTTCCTGGTGGGGTACGCCGCCGCGCGCCGGGGCGGCTCGCCGGACGATCTCGCGGCCTGTGTCGACCTGGCCCGCGCCCTCGCTCTGCGCTGGGACACCGGCGACGGATCAACTGATCCGTCGGGTCCGGGCAGTGCGGAGACCGGCTCGGCGGACTGA
- a CDS encoding potassium channel family protein, which yields MSLPQRPNRALPHLFGEVRLPENYVPPLRQIAIRVAAALGLLALVVAVVYLDRDGYRDAAGGSLSVLDSLYYATVSLTTTGYGDITPITQQARLTNVLLVTPLRIAFLIVLVGTTLEVLATRSREQWRISRWRTRLRDHTVVVGYGTKGRSAVDTLINGGIPADQIVVVDASPGAVAEANAAGLSGVVGDATRADVLRRAELSVASRVIVTAHRDDTAVLVTLTARQLNPSATVVVSVREAENIRLLRQSGADVTVTSSDAVGRIMGLSTVSPALGTVLEDLLSYGEGMEVAERPVLPREEGRSPRNLDDVAVAVVRGGEVYRYFDPTVSQLLRGDRVIVVRPAEELPWAPRPGGEHDAHHDDPDDGDEIGPIRPAGSDVPGGPHATR from the coding sequence ATGTCACTTCCGCAGCGTCCCAACCGCGCGTTGCCGCACCTGTTCGGCGAGGTGCGTCTCCCCGAGAACTACGTCCCGCCCCTGCGTCAGATCGCCATCCGGGTCGCCGCCGCGCTCGGACTGCTCGCGCTGGTGGTCGCGGTGGTCTACCTCGACCGGGACGGATACCGGGACGCCGCGGGCGGGTCACTCAGCGTGCTCGACTCGTTGTACTACGCGACGGTCAGCCTCACGACCACCGGATACGGCGACATCACGCCGATCACCCAGCAGGCCCGGCTGACGAACGTCCTGCTCGTCACGCCGCTGCGGATCGCTTTCCTTATCGTGTTGGTCGGTACGACCCTGGAGGTCCTGGCCACGCGGAGCCGGGAGCAGTGGCGCATTTCGCGATGGAGGACCAGGTTGCGCGATCACACCGTCGTCGTCGGGTACGGCACGAAGGGCCGCAGCGCGGTCGACACCCTCATCAACGGCGGGATTCCCGCCGACCAGATCGTCGTCGTCGACGCGTCACCGGGTGCGGTGGCCGAGGCGAACGCCGCCGGTCTGAGTGGGGTGGTCGGCGACGCCACCCGGGCCGACGTACTCCGCCGTGCCGAACTCTCCGTGGCCTCCCGCGTCATCGTCACCGCTCACCGGGACGACACGGCGGTCCTGGTCACACTCACCGCCCGCCAGCTGAACCCCAGCGCCACGGTGGTGGTGTCGGTACGCGAGGCGGAGAACATCCGGCTGCTGCGCCAGAGCGGCGCCGACGTCACCGTCACCTCCTCCGACGCGGTGGGCCGGATCATGGGCCTGTCCACGGTCAGCCCGGCACTCGGAACGGTGCTTGAGGACCTGCTCAGCTACGGCGAGGGCATGGAGGTGGCCGAGCGTCCCGTACTCCCCCGCGAGGAGGGCCGGTCGCCGCGCAACCTCGACGACGTGGCCGTGGCCGTCGTCCGCGGCGGCGAGGTCTACCGCTACTTCGACCCGACCGTGTCGCAGTTGCTGCGCGGGGACCGGGTCATCGTGGTCCGGCCCGCCGAGGAGCTCCCGTGGGCGCCCCGGCCGGGCGGGGAACACGACGCCCACCACGACGACCCCGACGACGGCGACGAGATCGGGCCGATCAGGCCGGCCGGGTCGGACGTGCCCGGCGGCCCCCACGCCACGCGGTGA